Proteins co-encoded in one Bacillus paramycoides genomic window:
- a CDS encoding DUF3169 family protein — translation MVKSKRKKQFDSVGKIALSMMGGFLTSYIALNLLSDGPRKLSSNTFIGVCTIFGILMMYYTWKNTRMLAEARDEEESVQGRKLGIISIYLRVGDIVTQAWFVYAVITCRRALLQDTNVSFAVWNLVASIACLTTVVIIGLITKNRYNKLYPEQGVTYMESMKMWTKNADEGLKHIVHEAGYKAYEFTNTILAYVWWAAVIYTAASDIDFVLIGLISLIWILHIGKFMYEMHRKMIY, via the coding sequence ATGGTGAAGAGTAAGCGAAAAAAACAATTTGATTCTGTGGGGAAAATAGCATTAAGTATGATGGGTGGCTTTTTAACATCTTATATAGCTTTAAATTTACTCTCGGATGGACCAAGAAAATTATCATCTAATACATTTATAGGTGTATGTACAATTTTTGGAATCTTAATGATGTACTACACATGGAAGAATACACGTATGTTAGCAGAGGCACGCGATGAAGAAGAGAGCGTACAAGGTAGAAAATTAGGCATTATAAGTATATATTTACGTGTAGGTGATATAGTTACGCAGGCATGGTTTGTATATGCAGTTATTACATGTAGACGTGCACTGTTGCAGGATACAAATGTTTCATTTGCGGTGTGGAATTTAGTGGCTTCTATCGCTTGTTTAACTACTGTAGTAATTATCGGACTCATAACAAAAAATCGTTATAACAAGCTATATCCTGAACAAGGTGTAACGTATATGGAATCTATGAAAATGTGGACAAAAAACGCAGATGAAGGATTAAAGCACATTGTGCATGAGGCTGGATATAAAGCGTATGAATTTACGAATACAATATTGGCATATGTATGGTGGGCTGCCGTTATATATACAGCGGCTAGTGATATAGATTTTGTATTAATTGGCTTAATCTCACTTATTTGGATATTACATATCGGAAAATTCATGTACGAAATGCATAGAAAAATGATTTATTAA
- a CDS encoding helix-turn-helix transcriptional regulator codes for MKLQNRVRELRAKHRLSQGDLGKAIGSSRQTISLIERGDYAPSIVLSLKIAKIFNVPVEEIFELVEGEEDGEE; via the coding sequence ATGAAGCTGCAAAATCGAGTGAGAGAATTGCGAGCAAAGCATCGTTTATCACAAGGGGATTTAGGGAAAGCGATTGGATCATCACGGCAAACGATTAGTTTAATTGAGCGCGGGGATTATGCGCCATCTATTGTATTGTCGTTAAAAATCGCAAAAATTTTCAACGTACCGGTGGAGGAAATATTTGAGTTAGTGGAGGGGGAAGAAGATGGTGAAGAGTAA
- a CDS encoding DedA family protein — MEWIHELFQQYGYYVVLVGLLLEYIALPFPGEPTLAYAGFLAHKGDLSLPILIILSFIGTSVGMTIQYFLGNKLGMPFVQKYGKYVFLTQRKIDLTRTWFDKYGYFLIFIGFFIPGVRHFTGYFAGIINLPFRRFAITIYSGALFWVSFFLIGGYWLGGNLHDIFGALEGHIGKIIFGVIVIVAITLGVRFRKQLKRALLQNAS; from the coding sequence ATGGAATGGATTCATGAATTATTTCAGCAATACGGGTACTATGTTGTACTTGTTGGTTTGCTGTTAGAATATATTGCACTTCCGTTTCCGGGAGAGCCAACGTTAGCATATGCGGGATTTTTAGCACATAAAGGTGATTTAAGTTTACCGATTTTAATTATCCTATCCTTTATTGGGACAAGTGTAGGAATGACAATCCAATACTTTTTAGGAAATAAATTAGGAATGCCCTTTGTTCAAAAGTATGGGAAATACGTATTTTTAACACAAAGAAAAATCGACTTAACAAGAACGTGGTTTGATAAGTATGGATACTTCCTAATTTTTATCGGTTTCTTTATTCCTGGTGTACGTCATTTTACAGGATATTTTGCAGGAATTATTAACTTACCGTTCCGCCGTTTTGCGATTACAATATACTCAGGTGCTCTATTTTGGGTATCATTCTTCTTAATTGGTGGTTACTGGTTAGGTGGGAACTTACATGATATTTTTGGAGCGCTAGAAGGTCACATCGGTAAAATCATTTTTGGAGTGATTGTGATTGTAGCAATTACGTTAGGAGTTCGTTTCCGCAAACAGTTAAAACGAGCATTATTACAAAACGCAAGTTAA
- a CDS encoding DUF3978 domain-containing protein has protein sequence MEAYKMHDFINTNVESHQNETVFNLHICETNEFDVSLTKSTTLSFIVSKKNIKIVTKKWINSNQESMIGKSYIIPTKAFHYFLPIISETEDELNIQVQSFGLHGELLLNERLLIDKNNKHDAKITTFFETLDENVNKVLRGLQIHCM, from the coding sequence ATGGAAGCTTATAAAATGCACGATTTTATTAATACAAATGTTGAATCTCATCAAAATGAAACCGTTTTTAATTTACACATATGTGAAACAAATGAATTTGACGTAAGTTTAACAAAATCTACAACACTGTCTTTTATCGTTTCAAAAAAGAACATTAAAATCGTTACGAAAAAATGGATTAATTCAAATCAAGAAAGCATGATTGGCAAAAGCTACATCATTCCAACGAAAGCTTTTCACTACTTCTTACCAATTATTTCTGAAACTGAAGATGAACTAAATATTCAAGTTCAAAGTTTTGGACTACATGGTGAACTTTTACTAAATGAAAGATTACTTATTGATAAAAACAACAAACACGATGCCAAAATTACTACCTTCTTTGAAACATTAGATGAAAATGTAAATAAAGTATTAAGAGGTTTACAAATTCATTGTATGTAA
- a CDS encoding L,D-transpeptidase: MKKLLLSVLLSLGFLTIPFTNAEAATTNTQLIVNTQLNKMDYYQNGKFIKSFTVATGKTTTPTPKGTFQIVNKIKNRPYYTGKIKGGDPRNPLGDRWLGLNMAGTYGTTYAIHGTNNNQAIGKWTTLGCIRMYNNDIHWLFERIPQKATVTVK; encoded by the coding sequence ATGAAAAAACTATTATTAAGCGTACTATTATCATTAGGATTTTTAACTATTCCATTCACAAATGCTGAGGCAGCTACAACGAACACTCAACTAATTGTAAACACGCAGTTAAATAAAATGGATTATTATCAAAATGGAAAGTTCATAAAAAGCTTTACTGTTGCTACTGGAAAAACAACTACTCCTACACCTAAAGGCACTTTCCAAATCGTAAATAAAATTAAAAATCGTCCTTATTATACAGGCAAAATTAAAGGCGGAGATCCACGTAATCCACTTGGTGACCGTTGGCTCGGACTAAACATGGCAGGAACTTACGGAACAACTTATGCGATTCATGGTACGAACAATAATCAGGCAATCGGCAAATGGACAACACTAGGTTGTATTCGTATGTATAACAATGATATACACTGGTTATTTGAGCGTATTCCCCAGAAGGCTACTGTCACTGTAAAATAA
- a CDS encoding response regulator transcription factor: protein MTHILVIEDNPDIQELIREFLMAQNFTVDVVGAGTEGILLFQKNSYDLVLLDVMLPDIDGYSICKIMRGQSDVPIIMLTGLQNEESEIKGFELGIDDYITKPFHYTVFIKRVEAVLRRAATKEAEAATILQFHELMLNSTAYAAYVHGNQIELTTKEFEIIYTLLQNRGKVLSRSDLLNKVWGYEHYGDVRVIDTHIKNLRKKLGIPYIKTVKGIGYKIES, encoded by the coding sequence ATGACGCATATACTGGTGATTGAAGACAACCCAGATATACAAGAACTAATTCGTGAATTTCTAATGGCACAAAATTTTACCGTTGATGTTGTTGGCGCTGGAACAGAAGGCATTCTTCTCTTCCAAAAAAATTCATACGACCTTGTCCTCCTTGATGTGATGTTACCAGATATAGATGGCTATAGTATTTGTAAAATTATGCGAGGACAATCCGATGTACCAATCATTATGTTAACAGGCTTACAAAATGAAGAAAGTGAAATTAAAGGATTTGAATTAGGTATTGATGACTATATTACGAAACCGTTCCATTACACCGTATTTATTAAACGTGTAGAAGCTGTATTAAGAAGGGCAGCAACGAAGGAAGCCGAAGCTGCAACGATACTACAATTCCATGAATTGATGTTAAATTCTACAGCATATGCCGCTTATGTTCATGGTAATCAAATTGAATTAACAACAAAAGAATTTGAAATTATTTATACTTTACTGCAAAATCGGGGAAAAGTATTATCAAGAAGTGATTTGTTGAATAAGGTATGGGGCTATGAACATTATGGTGATGTAAGAGTTATAGATACACATATTAAGAACTTACGAAAAAAATTAGGAATTCCTTATATTAAAACGGTGAAAGGCATTGGCTACAAAATCGAATCGTAG
- a CDS encoding sensor histidine kinase, translated as MATKSNRSKDNITKNIFIKTLLFCILLSLCLYQIIYFLASNYDKERFAKENGALSTEQADSNKQNDQSKTNQNKAGSQGDIFNFQSSVIDYKSLSTAINHLLQPSQTAKAKEHTQNISGKNSASAPLTETEKQVATNDALHKQNAASKTNDAQDNPKLTDVLQQLAPHIGATMLALSLLGSLIYAKLIAKPFQYMSDALKDIMNLDFSDKKLLNKNTDQTDFNLQVAASQVPNIVKNLHASNQDLRNELKKEQQLEQSRKEFMSMVSHELKTPIAAVMGQLDGMIHGIGAYKDRDKYLKRSYEMMQDINILTEKMSELSKIQNPQFKPDLKVISLTNIIEDVMKKVDYFVSVKQLNVQSNIKQDVQVLADPKFIQTAIFNIISNAIHYTIDHQHVYIKLYEKPNGYALEVLNTGSQIDEDKLAHLFEPFYRANPDKHGLVQGSGLGLYIVKQILDKHQFPYGIQNTPQGVKCSIVFPKAM; from the coding sequence TTGGCTACAAAATCGAATCGTAGCAAAGACAACATCACCAAAAATATTTTCATCAAAACCTTATTATTTTGTATTCTTTTATCACTTTGCCTTTATCAAATTATTTACTTCTTAGCTTCAAACTATGATAAAGAACGTTTTGCAAAAGAAAATGGAGCGCTATCTACAGAACAAGCGGATTCAAATAAACAAAACGACCAAAGTAAAACGAATCAAAATAAAGCTGGATCACAGGGAGACATTTTTAATTTCCAATCTTCGGTTATAGATTATAAATCACTCTCTACAGCTATCAATCACCTTTTGCAGCCTAGCCAAACTGCAAAAGCAAAAGAACATACTCAAAATATTTCGGGGAAAAATAGCGCTTCTGCTCCACTTACAGAAACGGAAAAGCAAGTCGCTACTAATGATGCCTTACATAAACAAAATGCAGCAAGTAAAACAAATGATGCACAAGATAATCCAAAATTAACAGATGTACTGCAGCAATTAGCTCCACATATTGGCGCGACAATGCTTGCATTATCTCTGCTCGGCTCTTTAATTTATGCAAAACTAATTGCTAAACCTTTCCAATATATGAGTGATGCTTTAAAGGATATTATGAATCTTGATTTCTCAGATAAAAAGCTACTTAACAAAAATACAGATCAAACAGATTTTAATTTACAAGTAGCTGCTTCACAAGTACCAAATATAGTGAAGAATTTACATGCGAGCAATCAAGATTTAAGAAATGAACTCAAAAAGGAACAACAATTAGAACAATCTCGTAAAGAATTTATGTCTATGGTTTCCCATGAATTAAAAACACCAATCGCAGCCGTTATGGGGCAACTAGATGGCATGATTCACGGAATTGGAGCTTATAAAGATAGAGATAAATATTTAAAACGTTCCTATGAAATGATGCAAGATATTAACATATTAACGGAAAAAATGTCGGAATTATCCAAAATACAAAATCCTCAATTTAAACCAGATTTAAAAGTTATCTCATTAACTAATATTATTGAGGATGTTATGAAGAAAGTAGATTATTTCGTATCTGTAAAGCAATTAAATGTTCAATCTAACATTAAACAAGATGTACAAGTTTTAGCTGATCCTAAATTTATTCAAACTGCCATTTTCAACATTATTTCAAATGCAATTCATTATACAATTGACCATCAGCATGTATATATAAAGCTTTATGAAAAGCCAAACGGTTACGCATTAGAAGTATTAAATACAGGTTCACAAATAGATGAAGATAAACTTGCCCATTTATTTGAACCATTCTATCGCGCAAACCCTGACAAACATGGCTTAGTACAAGGTAGTGGTCTTGGGTTATACATTGTAAAACAAATACTAGATAAACATCAATTTCCTTATGGTATACAAAACACACCTCAAGGTGTAAAATGTTCTATTGTATTCCCAAAAGCAATGTAA
- a CDS encoding EamA family transporter, with the protein MEKFKYSLLVLFGACSYGVLSTIFKLGFIDGFSAHQLLGGQYVFGWIGLLLLVLFVSRHKVTKKQFFSLLTVGTTMSMTGIFYAISVEELPASIAVVLLFQFTWIGVVIEAIANRTFPSREKVISIIILFVGTLFAGGVFEGLGQNFSTKGIIFGLLAAVSFSFYVFASGRVATEVPPYTKSFLMTTSATLIVCLFFPPTFLTDGALQAGLWKYSFFLGLFGVVVPVICFSIGVPKVGTGLGTILGAAELPTAIIASITLVHEVVTFMQWIGIIFILLGIFTPQLLTARKEKKHRSVHSA; encoded by the coding sequence ATGGAGAAATTTAAGTATTCATTACTCGTTTTATTCGGAGCTTGTAGCTACGGCGTACTTTCAACTATTTTTAAACTCGGATTCATTGATGGATTTTCAGCACATCAACTATTAGGAGGACAATATGTCTTCGGATGGATTGGACTTCTTCTGCTCGTTCTTTTCGTTTCACGTCATAAAGTAACAAAAAAGCAATTCTTTTCCTTGCTAACAGTTGGCACGACAATGAGTATGACCGGTATTTTCTATGCTATTTCTGTAGAAGAACTACCAGCATCTATCGCTGTCGTCCTGCTTTTCCAGTTCACATGGATTGGTGTAGTCATTGAGGCAATTGCAAACCGTACATTTCCAAGCCGTGAGAAAGTTATATCTATTATTATTTTATTTGTTGGAACATTGTTTGCAGGCGGTGTCTTTGAAGGTCTCGGACAAAACTTTTCCACGAAAGGTATTATCTTTGGCCTATTGGCCGCTGTCTCTTTTTCATTCTATGTATTTGCAAGTGGGCGCGTTGCTACAGAAGTTCCACCTTATACGAAAAGCTTCCTTATGACAACAAGCGCTACTCTTATCGTATGCTTATTCTTCCCGCCAACCTTTTTAACAGACGGTGCCTTGCAAGCCGGTCTTTGGAAATACTCTTTCTTCCTCGGATTGTTCGGCGTTGTCGTACCTGTCATTTGTTTTTCAATTGGCGTACCGAAAGTTGGAACAGGACTTGGTACAATACTAGGAGCAGCTGAATTACCAACGGCCATTATCGCTTCTATTACACTTGTACATGAAGTCGTAACCTTCATGCAGTGGATTGGAATCATCTTTATACTACTTGGGATTTTCACCCCTCAGCTCCTTACGGCTAGGAAAGAAAAGAAACATAGAAGCGTGCATAGTGCGTAA
- the metG gene encoding methionine--tRNA ligase, whose product MSIFIGGAWPYANGSLHLGHIASLLPGDILARYYRAKGENVLYVSGSDCNGTPIAIRAKQEGVTAKIITDKYHEEFERCFRSLGFTYDCYTRTDSEHHHKTVQKVFLHLLEEGYIYKKTVEQAYCETCTQFLPDRYVEGICPHCHEAARGDQCDACSAILDPLDLLEKKCKLCGSTPSVQETEHFYFALHTFQEQIKKAVETAKQTGTWRDNAIQLTERYVKEGLLDRAVSRDLPIGVPIPVEGYEDKKIYVWIEAVTGYYSASKHWAEETGKDDQEFWDREAKTYYVHGKDNIPFHSIIWPAVLLGIGEGAIPHHIVSNEYLTVEKRKLSTSKNWAVWVPDILERYNSDSIRYFLTVNAPENRDTDFSWREFIYSHNSELLGAYGNFVNRTLKFVEKYYGGTVPKGSIDVELKDKVEGLYKSVGEAIEQTTFKVALETIFEAVRFANKYFDERQPWKQREDDPVSCEETIYNCVYLIANFANLLEPFLPFSSERVRNTLSIVNRNWEPQHTLPNRIDSVQPLFERIDVKQIEHEIEKLYGAVK is encoded by the coding sequence ATGAGTATTTTTATTGGAGGCGCTTGGCCATATGCAAATGGTTCGTTACATCTTGGACATATTGCGAGTTTGTTACCTGGAGATATTTTAGCACGTTATTACCGAGCAAAAGGTGAGAATGTGTTGTATGTATCGGGAAGTGATTGTAATGGAACACCGATTGCAATTAGAGCAAAACAAGAAGGTGTGACGGCTAAGATAATTACTGATAAGTATCATGAAGAATTTGAGCGATGTTTTCGTAGCCTTGGTTTTACTTATGATTGTTATACACGTACAGATAGTGAGCACCATCATAAAACGGTTCAAAAAGTCTTTTTACATTTATTGGAGGAAGGCTATATTTATAAGAAAACAGTAGAACAAGCGTATTGTGAAACGTGTACGCAGTTTTTACCTGATCGTTATGTAGAAGGCATTTGTCCACATTGCCATGAAGCAGCAAGAGGAGATCAATGCGATGCGTGTTCAGCTATTTTAGATCCACTTGATTTGTTAGAAAAGAAATGTAAGTTATGTGGTAGTACGCCATCCGTACAGGAAACAGAGCATTTCTATTTCGCATTGCATACATTTCAGGAGCAAATTAAAAAGGCTGTAGAAACAGCAAAACAAACAGGAACATGGCGCGACAATGCGATTCAACTAACAGAGAGATATGTAAAGGAAGGATTACTAGATAGAGCTGTGTCACGTGATTTACCAATCGGGGTACCAATTCCAGTAGAAGGGTATGAAGATAAGAAAATTTACGTATGGATTGAAGCAGTGACAGGATATTATTCGGCGAGTAAACATTGGGCTGAAGAAACAGGGAAAGATGATCAAGAGTTTTGGGATAGGGAGGCGAAAACATATTATGTACACGGAAAGGATAATATTCCGTTTCATTCTATCATTTGGCCAGCGGTATTGCTTGGAATAGGAGAAGGAGCAATACCACATCATATCGTTTCGAATGAATATTTAACAGTTGAAAAAAGAAAATTATCTACAAGTAAAAACTGGGCAGTATGGGTGCCTGACATATTAGAACGCTACAACTCAGATTCTATTCGTTACTTTTTAACAGTGAACGCACCAGAAAATCGTGATACTGATTTTTCTTGGCGTGAATTCATTTACAGTCATAATAGTGAATTGTTAGGTGCATACGGAAACTTTGTGAATCGGACATTAAAGTTTGTTGAAAAATATTATGGTGGTACTGTACCGAAAGGGAGTATTGATGTAGAGCTGAAAGATAAAGTGGAAGGATTATATAAAAGTGTAGGAGAGGCGATTGAGCAAACTACATTTAAGGTGGCGCTAGAAACAATATTTGAGGCAGTGCGTTTTGCAAATAAATACTTTGATGAGAGGCAGCCTTGGAAACAACGAGAAGATGATCCAGTTTCATGCGAAGAAACGATTTATAACTGTGTGTATCTTATCGCTAATTTTGCAAATCTCCTTGAACCGTTTTTACCATTTTCAAGTGAAAGAGTTAGAAATACCTTATCGATTGTGAACCGAAATTGGGAACCTCAACATACATTGCCGAATAGAATCGATAGTGTGCAGCCGCTATTTGAACGAATTGATGTGAAACAAATTGAGCATGAGATAGAAAAGTTATATGGAGCGGTAAAGTGA
- a CDS encoding class I SAM-dependent methyltransferase, translating to MNQKQLSARNEKSWNAAAYEAWTNRHGAPADYAKKLMEDPMREVDHYLPYIQSPKGKRIINLLGSKGNKAVALALLGAHVTVVDISASNAKYANELAEAAGVSIQYVVSDVLHAPLSESFDIVLLELGVLHYFLDLKPLFQKIATLLKENGILILRDYHPVYTKLLGSDHPSFRANGNYFDEELIEDDVAYSILLTEAQKESLPKTTIRRWTLGEIITTLAEAHFKIEKLVEERGSHQRWVFPPTAPEGMEERVPGLYTLIATACKKGSLHG from the coding sequence TTGAATCAAAAACAACTAAGCGCACGTAATGAAAAAAGCTGGAATGCAGCTGCGTATGAAGCTTGGACGAATCGCCACGGGGCGCCAGCTGATTATGCGAAAAAGCTTATGGAAGATCCCATGCGCGAAGTAGATCACTATTTACCTTACATACAATCTCCAAAAGGAAAACGTATTATTAATTTACTCGGTTCAAAAGGCAATAAAGCCGTTGCTCTCGCTCTTTTAGGAGCTCACGTAACAGTTGTTGATATTTCAGCAAGTAATGCAAAATATGCAAATGAACTTGCGGAAGCAGCAGGTGTCTCTATCCAGTATGTCGTTTCTGATGTACTACATGCGCCGCTCTCCGAATCATTTGATATCGTATTGCTGGAACTTGGTGTACTCCATTACTTTCTAGATTTAAAACCTCTCTTTCAAAAAATTGCTACCTTACTGAAAGAAAATGGAATACTTATCCTTCGCGACTATCATCCTGTTTACACGAAATTATTAGGGAGCGACCACCCATCATTTCGGGCTAATGGAAATTATTTTGATGAAGAATTAATTGAAGATGATGTTGCTTATAGCATTCTACTTACAGAAGCGCAGAAAGAATCGTTACCTAAAACAACCATCCGTCGCTGGACGCTAGGAGAAATTATTACAACACTTGCAGAAGCACATTTTAAAATTGAAAAACTAGTTGAAGAACGCGGGTCTCATCAAAGGTGGGTCTTCCCTCCTACTGCACCGGAAGGAATGGAAGAGCGTGTACCTGGTTTATATACATTAATTGCGACAGCATGCAAAAAAGGATCCCTTCACGGATAG
- a CDS encoding methyl-accepting chemotaxis protein: MKYVSIRKKLLFTLLSICSLFSIALIVILSFAMNQANEVETLKNDVSKRATILKERGDWFQAQVAGLQEYLLSHDQKGLDKFNREGKKLADTREKVTSDKKLPEGMKEAILMGAKWRSVVDNEVLPLAREGKWDEASKIALAQTDYVNDLLSRFTKYANEENDKRDALIADVESSSSLIQYIIFFSLITCTITAILLAWWFSGKLVKPIRQIDKKLKELASQDGDLTARLHVTSKDEIGDIANSFNQMLANLQRIIQQVQQTSTSVKEASENVFIETTASMENTAKTEETMNALEHNIRSQVSSIEESSTAMDDMATSVQRIAESASSVASLAVTTSEKADSGNKVIEKSITQMHTINDAVNATSQVVERLITHTNHIDTALQSISNIAEQTNLLALNASIEAARAGEHGKGFAVVADEVRKLAEQSQLAATDINHLLHQIQADTKIANEMMEQGQSEASEGITVIRTAGSSFSEIVNHINKVSTQIQEMSATAEEMAASSEEMNAALNNIASISNEVAAETSQTATSAGDQVNKMSVVAKKASEMKSTVQELEVLVSHFKTNA; the protein is encoded by the coding sequence ATGAAATATGTTAGTATTCGAAAAAAACTACTCTTCACACTCTTAAGTATTTGTTCCTTATTTAGCATTGCTCTTATTGTTATTCTTTCATTCGCTATGAATCAAGCAAATGAAGTTGAAACTTTGAAAAATGATGTATCAAAAAGAGCAACAATTTTAAAGGAACGTGGCGATTGGTTCCAAGCACAAGTTGCTGGCTTACAAGAATATTTACTCTCACACGATCAAAAAGGATTGGATAAATTCAACCGAGAAGGAAAAAAACTAGCCGATACTAGAGAAAAAGTAACAAGTGATAAAAAGCTCCCTGAAGGAATGAAAGAAGCGATTTTAATGGGGGCAAAGTGGCGGAGCGTCGTAGATAATGAAGTCCTCCCTCTCGCTCGAGAAGGAAAATGGGACGAAGCATCCAAAATCGCTTTAGCTCAAACAGATTATGTAAATGACCTTTTAAGTCGTTTTACTAAATACGCAAATGAAGAAAATGATAAACGTGACGCATTAATTGCTGACGTAGAGTCTTCTTCATCTCTTATTCAATATATTATTTTCTTCTCACTCATTACATGTACAATAACGGCTATTTTATTAGCATGGTGGTTCTCTGGTAAACTCGTTAAACCGATACGACAAATTGATAAGAAATTAAAAGAATTAGCTTCTCAAGATGGCGATTTAACAGCTAGATTGCACGTAACGAGTAAAGATGAAATCGGTGATATCGCCAATTCCTTTAATCAAATGCTCGCTAACTTACAACGTATCATACAACAAGTGCAACAAACATCAACAAGTGTAAAAGAAGCGTCTGAAAATGTGTTTATTGAAACAACTGCTTCTATGGAAAATACAGCAAAAACCGAGGAAACTATGAATGCTCTTGAGCATAATATTCGTTCACAAGTCTCCAGCATCGAAGAAAGTTCAACTGCAATGGACGATATGGCAACGAGTGTTCAGCGTATTGCAGAATCCGCCTCTTCTGTTGCTAGCCTAGCTGTTACAACTTCAGAAAAAGCAGATAGTGGGAATAAAGTCATTGAGAAATCTATTACACAAATGCATACCATTAATGATGCTGTTAATGCTACATCACAAGTAGTAGAGCGACTCATTACGCACACCAATCATATTGATACTGCACTTCAATCTATTTCTAATATAGCGGAACAAACGAATTTACTTGCTTTAAATGCTTCAATTGAAGCAGCCCGTGCTGGCGAACATGGGAAAGGTTTCGCTGTTGTTGCCGATGAAGTGCGAAAACTTGCTGAACAATCTCAATTAGCAGCAACTGATATTAACCATTTACTTCATCAAATTCAAGCAGATACAAAAATAGCAAATGAAATGATGGAGCAAGGTCAATCAGAGGCGTCTGAAGGAATTACAGTCATTCGTACCGCTGGATCTTCATTCTCAGAAATTGTTAACCACATTAACAAAGTCTCTACACAAATACAAGAAATGTCTGCAACTGCTGAAGAAATGGCCGCAAGTTCTGAAGAAATGAATGCAGCTTTAAATAACATTGCTTCTATTTCAAATGAAGTTGCCGCCGAAACATCACAAACAGCAACTTCAGCTGGTGACCAAGTAAACAAAATGAGTGTCGTCGCTAAAAAGGCATCTGAAATGAAATCGACTGTACAAGAACTTGAAGTTCTCGTTTCTCATTTCAAAACAAATGCTTAA